In Dyadobacter sp. NIV53, a single window of DNA contains:
- the purE gene encoding 5-(carboxyamino)imidazole ribonucleotide mutase, translating to MVGIIMGSLSDRKVMQEAADALKELGIAFEMEIVSAHRTPERMLEYASAARSRGLKVIIAGAGGAAHLPGMVASLTSLPVIGVPVLSSNSIDGWDSVLSILQMPSGVPVATVALNGARNAGILAAQIIGASDQEVGKRLDVFKESLKEKVALMNEELKNQVEK from the coding sequence ATGGTTGGAATAATAATGGGCAGCCTTTCGGACAGAAAGGTGATGCAGGAAGCAGCAGATGCACTAAAAGAGCTTGGAATTGCGTTTGAAATGGAGATTGTTTCGGCACATCGTACGCCGGAAAGAATGCTTGAATATGCATCTGCCGCAAGAAGTCGCGGTCTAAAAGTGATTATTGCAGGAGCCGGTGGTGCTGCGCATTTGCCTGGGATGGTTGCTTCGCTTACTTCGTTGCCCGTAATCGGGGTACCGGTATTATCCAGTAATTCTATTGATGGCTGGGATTCTGTTCTTTCAATATTGCAAATGCCATCCGGAGTTCCGGTAGCAACAGTTGCCTTGAACGGAGCAAGAAATGCGGGAATTCTGGCAGCGCAGATTATAGGAGCAAGTGATCAGGAAGTTGGAAAACGCCTTGACGTTTTTAAAGAAAGCTTAAAGGAAAAAGTAGCTTTGATGAATGAGGAGTTAAAAAATCAGGTTGAAAAATAG
- a CDS encoding YcxB family protein: MAKVSVNKHQPVYQMPTNPAAVRTKKYALPTKKYINLAMRYFLKSQLKWGLLPLALILINAVVSLTGLYPNIWIYVTIFVGVILYLLFWVIQFVGITQLAQYKPMFEKFQYEIDNRQILMKLNQKEGSVMKWEQILDGYKDKDAYVLIISKGQFINLPFSIFNSEHDIKVFERILKQKELLKV; the protein is encoded by the coding sequence ATGGCCAAAGTATCGGTGAACAAACACCAGCCTGTTTATCAAATGCCTACGAATCCGGCAGCGGTCCGTACAAAAAAATATGCGCTGCCAACAAAGAAGTACATCAACCTTGCCATGCGCTATTTTTTAAAATCGCAGCTGAAATGGGGATTACTTCCGTTAGCTCTTATTCTGATCAATGCAGTAGTTAGTCTGACAGGTTTATATCCAAATATCTGGATTTATGTAACAATTTTTGTAGGTGTGATTCTATATCTGCTGTTCTGGGTAATTCAGTTTGTGGGTATTACGCAATTAGCACAGTACAAGCCAATGTTTGAAAAGTTTCAGTACGAAATTGACAATCGTCAGATTTTAATGAAGCTGAACCAGAAAGAAGGAAGTGTGATGAAATGGGAACAAATCCTGGATGGTTATAAGGATAAAGATGCTTATGTGTTGATAATTTCAAAGGGACAGTTTATCAATCTGCCGTTCAGTATCTTTAATTCTGAACACGATATCAAGGTTTTTGAAAGAATTCTTAAACAAAAAGAATTGCTAAAAGTTTAG
- a CDS encoding LysM peptidoglycan-binding domain-containing protein — translation MEDEFPKKRNIRPVEKSNLPVITLFVLVLLVLAMLYVGYEYISDSPSNANELATIVVDTSAEQTNTAEPITDEPVSESEESKPEKSKPETDEEKKLDPEKETVRAISASSIGGKEITHLVKSGESFSAIASRYNLKTETLKGLNSSTPDLKSGVTKLKIQVKAIHTVGPGDVLRVVASKYGVTKEAIMKANGKSKDFTERGEKLVIPFPSRK, via the coding sequence ATGGAAGACGAGTTCCCTAAAAAAAGAAACATACGTCCAGTTGAGAAATCAAATCTGCCGGTAATTACCCTATTTGTTTTAGTACTTTTGGTTTTGGCAATGCTCTACGTTGGTTATGAATACATTTCAGATAGTCCTTCCAATGCTAACGAACTTGCAACTATTGTCGTAGATACATCCGCAGAACAAACAAATACGGCAGAGCCAATTACAGACGAACCCGTTTCAGAAAGCGAAGAGTCAAAGCCCGAAAAATCCAAACCGGAAACTGACGAAGAAAAAAAACTGGATCCGGAGAAAGAAACTGTACGTGCCATTTCTGCTTCATCAATCGGTGGAAAAGAAATTACACATTTGGTTAAAAGTGGTGAAAGTTTTTCAGCTATTGCATCCCGTTATAACCTTAAAACCGAAACCTTAAAAGGATTGAATTCTTCTACACCTGACCTTAAATCGGGGGTTACAAAACTTAAAATACAGGTAAAAGCCATTCATACGGTAGGTCCGGGAGATGTGCTTCGAGTTGTTGCTTCCAAATACGGTGTAACCAAAGAAGCAATTATGAAGGCAAACGGTAAATCCAAAGATTTCACTGAAAGAGGAGAGAAACTGGTCATTCCGTTTCCGAGCAGGAAGTGA
- a CDS encoding DUF1684 domain-containing protein, whose translation MKLLFTILIGLFICTTTVAQNFAKETEIFRQKYKQEFIKTDNSPLKKDDLQYLKFYDPDSTFQVPAIFSRAKNSQSFEMPTYSGTKKTFVKYGTIRFRLYGKRQTLTVYRSLSLQTLPQYRDYLFLPFKDKTSGNETYGGGRYIDLKTSDVKDGNFILDFNKAYNPYCAYSEGYNCPIPPKVNTMPVSVEAGEKNFGKEHEVSTK comes from the coding sequence ATGAAACTACTATTTACCATTCTTATTGGTTTATTTATCTGCACTACCACTGTTGCACAAAATTTTGCTAAGGAGACCGAAATTTTCAGGCAAAAATACAAGCAGGAATTTATCAAAACAGATAATTCGCCTTTGAAAAAGGATGATTTACAGTATCTTAAATTCTATGATCCTGATTCTACATTTCAGGTTCCTGCCATTTTCAGCAGAGCGAAAAACAGCCAGTCTTTCGAGATGCCAACATACAGCGGGACGAAAAAAACTTTTGTAAAATATGGCACGATCAGGTTCCGGCTTTACGGAAAAAGACAAACTCTGACAGTTTACAGAAGCCTGAGTTTACAAACACTTCCCCAGTACAGAGATTATCTTTTTCTGCCTTTTAAAGATAAAACCAGTGGAAATGAAACCTATGGCGGTGGACGTTATATTGATTTAAAAACCTCTGATGTCAAAGACGGCAATTTTATACTTGATTTTAACAAAGCATATAATCCATATTGCGCTTACAGTGAAGGATATAACTGCCCTATTCCTCCAAAAGTAAATACGATGCCGGTTTCCGTTGAAGCTGGTGAAAAGAATTTTGGCAAAGAGCATGAAGTGAGTACTAAATAA
- a CDS encoding BatA domain-containing protein, translating to MSFLFPSFLWGLLAISIPIAIHIFNFRRTKRVYFTNVAFLKAVETQTRSVRKIKHWLIMAARILAVASLAFAFAQPFCPVKTIWQLTKRGLPVCTWTIRSACRMKPITNGI from the coding sequence ATGAGTTTTCTTTTTCCCTCTTTTCTTTGGGGCTTGTTAGCCATTTCCATTCCAATCGCCATACATATATTTAACTTCCGGCGTACCAAACGGGTTTATTTTACGAATGTGGCATTTCTGAAAGCTGTTGAAACTCAGACACGTTCGGTTCGCAAAATTAAACACTGGCTGATCATGGCAGCACGGATACTGGCTGTGGCGAGTTTGGCATTTGCTTTTGCACAACCTTTTTGCCCGGTAAAAACAATTTGGCAACTGACAAAAAGGGGATTACCAGTTTGTACCTGGACAATTCGTTCAGCATGCAGAATGAAGCCAATAACAAACGGTATATAG
- a CDS encoding 5-(carboxyamino)imidazole ribonucleotide synthase, with translation MLSSRIGILGGGQLGLMLLQAAIDWNLDIHVLDPDAEAPCRKIAPKFTQGSLQDYDTVYNFGKDLDVITIEIEKVNVEALEALEKEGKKVYPQPSVIRQIQDKRIQKQFYLEKKLPTADFILTENREDVARHLDFLPAFHKLGRDGYDGRGVQRITSAADLDKAFDQPGLLEKAIPFQKELAVIVARNPSGEVKTFPTVEMVFHPELNLVEYLFAPAEIDSDIDGKAQEIAKKTAESFQIVGLLAVELFLTTDGEVLINEVAPRPHNSGHHTIKANATSQYEQHWRAILDLPLGSTHTYGPSAMVNLLGEDGYQGPAIYEGMEKLLSTEQVFPFLYWKAITKPFRKMGHITVMDANINALKEKVKYIKENIRVISK, from the coding sequence ATGCTTTCATCCCGAATAGGAATTCTTGGCGGTGGCCAGCTAGGGCTTATGCTCCTGCAAGCCGCCATTGACTGGAATCTTGATATTCATGTTTTAGATCCCGATGCAGAAGCTCCCTGTCGGAAAATTGCCCCAAAATTTACACAAGGTTCTTTACAGGATTACGATACGGTTTATAATTTTGGTAAAGATCTTGATGTCATTACCATTGAAATAGAAAAAGTAAATGTCGAGGCGCTTGAAGCATTGGAAAAAGAAGGAAAAAAGGTTTATCCCCAGCCTTCTGTAATCCGGCAAATACAGGATAAGAGAATACAAAAGCAGTTTTACCTTGAAAAAAAATTACCAACCGCAGATTTTATCCTGACAGAAAATCGCGAAGATGTTGCCAGGCATCTGGATTTTTTACCCGCATTTCATAAACTGGGACGTGATGGATATGATGGCCGCGGTGTTCAGCGTATTACATCAGCAGCAGATTTAGATAAAGCATTTGACCAGCCGGGTTTATTGGAAAAAGCTATTCCTTTTCAAAAGGAGTTAGCCGTGATCGTAGCAAGAAATCCTTCCGGTGAAGTAAAAACATTCCCTACTGTTGAAATGGTTTTTCACCCGGAGCTGAACCTGGTTGAATACCTTTTTGCACCAGCTGAAATTGATTCTGACATTGATGGCAAAGCCCAGGAAATAGCCAAAAAAACAGCCGAATCCTTTCAAATTGTAGGTTTACTGGCCGTAGAGTTGTTTCTTACAACTGATGGTGAAGTATTGATCAATGAAGTTGCACCCAGACCGCATAACAGCGGCCATCATACGATTAAAGCCAATGCAACTTCTCAATACGAACAGCACTGGCGGGCTATTCTGGATCTGCCGCTGGGAAGTACCCACACATACGGACCTTCTGCAATGGTCAATTTATTAGGTGAAGATGGTTATCAGGGACCAGCGATCTATGAAGGAATGGAGAAGTTATTAAGTACCGAACAGGTATTTCCATTTTTATACTGGAAAGCGATTACGAAACCATTCAGGAAAATGGGTCATATCACCGTCATGGACGCGAATATTAACGCTTTAAAAGAAAAGGTGAAGTACATTAAAGAAAACATAAGAGTAATCAGTAAGTAA
- a CDS encoding outer membrane beta-barrel protein has protein sequence MNRITTLFLFFICLSFSAYTQAQNAQITGTVIDSTNRSAVVGAYVAVSRNVPDAKPEYVTTDVNGKFSFSGLNVQTAYLVKVTYLSYKDVSRIVTISSDVQDMGTFQLVETASTLKEVKVVGQVTAMEQKGDTTQFNAAAFKTNRDATTEDLIQKMPGITITNGTVTAHGETVNRVLVDGKPFFGDDAALTLKSLPAEIVDKIEVFDKLSDQAQFTGFDDGSGQKTINIVTKADKKAGQFGKVFAGIGLDGRYQAGGNVSFFKGDQRISVIGLSNNINMQNFSSQDLLGVSGSSGGNARGGGGGASNNFLVGNQSGITGTNSFGLNYANKFGKKVDVTGSYFFNRTGNTNTQNTEQQYFLSGGTGNQFYNELSRTSTTNSNHRINFRVEYSIDKNNSLIITPRLSFQDNHSGSVKAGLTSLAHGSNLNSSDNDKNSKTSGYNFNNDILYRHAFSKKGRSISFNLNTQLNDKNGSSNLYSKNMYFQNIEMRGDTIDQQSYTNSNGTTLGGNLIYTEPISTTGQLQFNYGLTVSNSNSQKETYNMAFDQNTYSDLDTLLSNNFDNRYTTNRAGIGYRYRKNSWSANIGVDLQNTGLYSRQLAPHVGTVDQSFTNILPNLMLTYRSKSGTQFRTFFRSSTNQPSITQLQNVIDNSNPLSLTAGNPDLKQEYRNMFNMRYSLAGANRPYNFNAMVSVTQTNNAIVNSTFIAQEPTTLPNGIVLEQGAKLTSPINVDGSWNARTFLTYGKPIAPVKLNVNLTSGFNYVRSPGMINDVSNFSNTYAYSQGLVVSSNISENLDFTASYSGNYNVVRNSIQPNLNNNYYTQSITGRVNWIFGKGFVVQSDISNQSYRGLGAGYNQNFTLWNASVGKKFLKNNAGELKLTVFDILKQNNSISRTVTETYVQDVTSRVLTQYAMLTFTYTLRNFGKMPVQNNNRRGDFEGGGAPGGSGFPGGGGRPGGF, from the coding sequence ATGAACCGAATAACCACTCTCTTCCTGTTCTTTATATGTCTTTCGTTTTCAGCATATACACAGGCACAAAATGCGCAGATTACGGGAACTGTCATTGATAGTACAAACCGTTCGGCTGTCGTTGGCGCTTATGTGGCGGTGAGCCGTAATGTGCCGGATGCCAAGCCTGAATATGTTACTACGGATGTGAACGGGAAGTTTTCGTTTTCGGGCCTGAACGTGCAAACTGCTTATCTGGTGAAGGTTACATACCTGAGTTATAAAGATGTTTCGCGCATTGTTACTATCAGTTCTGATGTGCAGGATATGGGTACTTTTCAACTTGTGGAAACGGCCTCGACCCTGAAAGAGGTGAAGGTTGTGGGGCAGGTGACGGCCATGGAACAAAAAGGTGATACGACACAATTCAATGCGGCGGCTTTTAAAACAAACCGTGATGCGACTACGGAAGACCTGATCCAGAAAATGCCGGGAATTACAATTACAAATGGGACAGTAACGGCGCACGGTGAAACAGTGAATCGTGTATTGGTAGACGGTAAGCCATTTTTTGGAGATGATGCCGCGCTTACTTTGAAATCATTACCTGCTGAAATTGTAGATAAAATTGAGGTATTTGACAAACTGAGCGATCAGGCACAGTTCACCGGCTTTGACGATGGCAGCGGACAAAAAACGATCAATATTGTTACCAAAGCAGATAAAAAGGCTGGACAATTCGGAAAAGTGTTTGCAGGAATTGGTCTGGATGGTCGTTATCAGGCAGGTGGTAATGTCAGTTTTTTCAAAGGTGACCAGCGGATTTCAGTGATTGGCCTGAGCAATAATATCAATATGCAAAACTTTTCGAGCCAGGATCTGCTGGGAGTGAGCGGAAGCAGTGGCGGCAACGCAAGGGGAGGAGGTGGTGGTGCATCCAACAACTTCCTGGTAGGCAACCAAAGCGGTATCACGGGAACCAATTCTTTTGGACTGAATTATGCAAACAAATTTGGCAAAAAAGTCGACGTTACAGGAAGCTATTTCTTTAACAGGACTGGCAATACCAACACACAAAATACGGAACAGCAATATTTTTTATCAGGCGGAACCGGAAACCAATTTTATAACGAACTAAGCCGTACTTCTACTACCAATTCCAATCACAGAATTAACTTTCGGGTTGAGTACTCCATTGATAAAAATAACTCATTGATCATTACGCCTCGTCTTAGTTTTCAGGACAATCATTCGGGAAGTGTGAAAGCAGGTTTAACGAGCCTGGCGCATGGCAGTAACCTGAACAGTTCGGATAATGACAAGAACAGCAAAACCAGCGGATACAATTTTAACAATGATATTCTTTACCGTCACGCATTCAGCAAAAAAGGAAGAAGTATTTCTTTTAACCTGAACACACAGCTGAATGATAAAAACGGCAGCAGTAATCTATATTCTAAAAACATGTACTTTCAGAATATAGAAATGCGGGGAGATACCATTGATCAGCAAAGTTATACCAACTCGAATGGAACTACATTGGGTGGAAACCTGATCTACACGGAACCGATCAGTACAACCGGACAGCTTCAATTTAATTATGGCCTGACGGTAAGCAACAGTAATTCCCAGAAGGAAACCTATAACATGGCTTTTGATCAAAATACCTATTCTGATCTGGATACGCTTCTTTCTAATAATTTTGACAACAGATACACAACAAACCGTGCAGGTATTGGCTACCGGTATCGTAAAAATAGCTGGTCGGCCAATATTGGTGTTGATTTGCAGAATACAGGATTATACAGTCGCCAGTTAGCACCGCATGTTGGTACGGTTGACCAGTCGTTTACTAATATCCTGCCAAACTTGATGCTGACTTACCGCTCGAAATCAGGCACGCAATTCCGGACTTTCTTCCGTAGTTCAACCAACCAGCCATCAATTACCCAATTGCAAAATGTGATTGACAACAGCAATCCATTGTCTCTTACTGCGGGGAATCCTGATCTGAAACAGGAATACAGAAACATGTTTAATATGCGTTATTCGCTTGCAGGAGCCAATCGTCCGTATAATTTCAATGCTATGGTGTCGGTGACGCAAACAAACAATGCGATTGTAAATTCTACTTTCATTGCCCAGGAACCTACGACTTTGCCAAACGGTATTGTGCTTGAACAGGGGGCCAAGCTTACCTCACCAATTAATGTTGACGGAAGCTGGAATGCACGTACTTTCCTTACATATGGAAAACCAATAGCGCCTGTAAAACTGAACGTTAACCTGACAAGTGGCTTTAATTATGTGCGTTCTCCTGGTATGATCAATGATGTTTCCAATTTTTCAAACACCTATGCTTATTCGCAGGGTTTGGTAGTGAGTAGTAATATCAGCGAAAATCTGGATTTTACGGCTTCTTATTCAGGAAACTATAATGTGGTTCGTAATTCTATACAGCCGAATCTAAATAACAACTATTATACACAGTCAATTACCGGCCGCGTGAACTGGATTTTTGGTAAAGGATTTGTAGTGCAGTCAGATATTAGTAACCAGTCTTACAGAGGACTGGGAGCCGGATATAATCAGAACTTTACTTTATGGAATGCAAGTGTTGGCAAAAAATTCCTGAAAAATAATGCCGGTGAATTAAAACTTACAGTTTTTGATATCCTGAAACAAAATAACAGCATCAGCCGTACTGTCACTGAAACATACGTACAAGATGTAACAAGCCGTGTTTTAACACAATACGCCATGCTGACTTTCACATACACTTTAAGGAATTTTGGAAAAATGCCGGTTCAGAATAACAACAGAAGAGGGGATTTTGAAGGCGGTGGTGCTCCCGGTGGTAGTGGTTTTCCAGGGGGCGGTGGAAGACCGGGCGGATTTTGA